Genomic window (Amaranthus tricolor cultivar Red isolate AtriRed21 chromosome 7, ASM2621246v1, whole genome shotgun sequence):
aaaacttaatagatgaaATCAAATAACTATTTACTTACACCATAAaacttaaaagaaaacaaacataattgataatcagtaatccaaagcacattaaTGTATATTTAACGCATATTTTtaggatcacacgatcctacAATCCGATTCCATCAATTTCGATCCTACCCAACAACGATTCTAGGTAGAATCCCGATCCTAATAaccttgtgagagaccatctcccGGTGAGACGACTTCAAACGAGAAACTCATATTCTCCTAATATGTCTTAGATGGGCTATTTGGCTCATGTATAAGGCGCGTCTCtcgatgagaccgtctcatacaacaatttgttaTCTCATATATGGAAAAAATTCATCATTTGCAGGAGGTAATTCCCTAAAAAAACCAACTATATGGCATTTGCAAACGAAATAAACGAAAACGTCAAATCACATTTGTGATTTTGCTTCCTATGAACAAGTCAAATAGCACACCTCCACACCAAGTTTTTTGTCAGAAAAGATTTTTCAGTGATATGCTACTTGCTACCATAATTTATCAGTCAAATGGAACTTACCTTCCAGAGTATTGGAAGCATTTGAATTGATCCTCAACAATATGTAATTTTAAATTGGGCTGCTTGGAGAGAATCTGCTTATTTCAAATATAGAAcataaaaaaagatttttattaaACTTTGATAATAGAAAACCGGAGTTTCTTATAAGATGGAAATCGATTCAGAGGACATACAGTGTCTACAATCTTGTCATAAACTTCATCTGGAAGATAGGCCAAAGTTGTACCGCTGTCAATAATTGCCCCTCCATCGCCACCAGAGAGTTCTGAAGAAAGTTCTAGAACCTTACCATCCACCTCTATACTCTTCATCACAACGTTGTAATGTGCCCTAAGAGGGTAGTAGCAGTCTGATTACAACATACGTATCAGgttttaatacttaaaaaaaattacatcctAACAAACAAATGACTCTAGCACAGACCTCCAAAAAGTTGGACAAAGCTAATTAAACATGCAAAATGACAAATAACCATTTGAAAAGACTTGTAAGTAATCCCGCTCATACAAGCACTTCTATAGCTTTCCTATATGATCCCAATTGATGAAGATAAACTAGCTTCGTACCAGTCTACCATACTCCAAAAATGTGTCTATACAATGTGTTCTATAATGCGCCTTCTTCGGATAGAAATCCATGAAAGCCAAATGTGTCCTTAAAATCCAAACCACAGGCTATAATGCACAGCCCTCTAGAGTTTGCGTTCAACATTCTTGACAGGACGAGGAGGCATCATTTGAGATGGGAAATGCTCCTAGGTCTAGGTATTCAAGATGTACATGGGCTTTCAAACGACTCGTTTGATTACTGGTATTAATTGGAGGAATGGTgatgaaaatttaatatatgatCAAGCTTGTCCTACTTAAATAATCCTTCTGAAGATCCATTAAACCGGCTAAAGATCATTCTCTCATTTCTCAAGTAATTCAACCTCATCGATGAGGGAAAAATTTTAATAGCCTCCATTGCACCACTAGGAAGATAgtacgcaaaaaaaaaaaggctctCACGTGCTGTTTGTAAAGCACTTCAACCAAATAAGAATTACAAACATATAGAATGTAAGTTAGGATATATGTATCAACAAATAGATGTTCTCAACATCGTAGCAGGCTAACAACCATAAAGGCGAACAAAACCAACACATTTACCAATTACTAACGAACGGGAACAAGTTAGTATTAGTGGTTTCCTCGATAAAACAtgaacaatgtcaaagccttaatcaATGAAATCATAAAACTCGATATCAGTGGACATGAGAAATAAATTCAATATGTTAAACATGACATACTGGTTTGGAATCAATGGAGTAGTTTTCAGCTTCGGTTCGACAAGTTCCCCTATTGACCAGATTCCACCTCCCTTATGATTGTCCAAGCAATGAGAGAACATCTTTGGCACCTTTTTGACTGCAGCAAGCTGTGATAATACCGAAGAGTTTGCTTGTCCAAAACCCATGATACCATCAAGTGCTTCATCAGATGTACTAAGTTGACCAGATTGTTTAGCCCCACACCTTAAAAGAGAATAATTTTGGAAGCATTGAACGTCATTATAGAATATCAGGAACAGCATTCTACGCTAGCTCAAAGGAAAGCATCAAGTATACAAGGTTTGATTGATCTGATACATAATCAAATACAAACTTGATTTGCATTTATAAGAAAGGATAGAACACCAAAAGCACAGCAGAGATACAAATCTATAACTCCATCTAGAAAGCATCACTATCCTTGTTTAATTCATAATGTTTGGTATGGCTTAATTTTAGCTCGCCACTAATTAAGTTCTAGATTAATCTAGAGCTatcatgttaaaaaaaatttactagcTAGCTATGTCGGTATATGAAGCTGATTAGAGACTAATTGCTATAAATCTAGATGTTCGTGAGATGGTGCACTGATGGATTTTGCTAGAACATTCTCAGCAACTTACCAAGGCATTATGGTATGTATTGCCTTTAGCTCTTGTATAAATATGAAATTCTCTTTGCAATGACAATCACAGAAAAGACAAATCAAAGAAGCCACAACAATAAGAAGCCTTCTACTAACAATCACTTCATACCTTCCCAAATATAATAAGCCTACATTATTATATTACATATACATGCACATATATTATCTTCATCCATTATTTTGTATCTTTTTGTAATTTAGTTGTGAAAGTTTTCATTCTCTTTATTGCCCGATTACTTTGGGGTTCTTGTAATTCTTTTGCatgtatatattacatatatattacatatattatCTTCATCCATTATTTTGTATCCCTTTGTAATATAGTGGATATAGCTTTCATTGCGTATATTTACTTCTAGTACTTTGGGgttcatattaaaataattttggaaatttGCACCTTGAATGAAGTGAAATTTTGAACTAAAACACTCGATACATTTCGGTAAAAGAGCACGGTATTGCCATTTACATAACGTCAAGGAAGGTTAAGCCCCAAGATAATACACAAAGCCCAATAATCATCTCAAAAGAAAGATGCAATTTACTAAAGGAAAAAAGTATAAGATTCACACACAAGCAACAACATTCCAAGTTGCCATCATTATGGCTATGAATCAAATTTTTAGTGCTAACAGAAATGCCAACCACAAAGGCACAAGCCACAGGTACTACACCATTTTTCTAAAGCTTACAAACTAGATAAGCATAAAAGTAAATCTTCTTGCATTCAACAAACAGAACAATCATAATCACAAAGCATATCACCATAAACCTAGAATTAACAGTGTTCAGAGAGAACATATACACATTTTCCTGCACATTCCTCGTATATCTCAACTTAAAATGAATAGGCGATAAAAAGAACAATTACCCAAAAACGACAGACCCATTCCCAGTTGAATTTTGTGAAGCCCCAGAGGCCTCATTATAGTGATAAGCATCCTCAACAAAGTATCCCGAAGTTGTGCTCCCATCACCATAAGTAACTTCATATTGACAAAGCATATCTGGTTCACAACCAGCTAGAGTACCCTGGTATATCATGGTACATTGACTATCGTCACAGTTGACTAATGTGGCCGAAGATGAACCTTTCGGATCATAAAGATTCAGTTTTATCTACAAAAATACAAGTATTGAATGTTCAGAAGCCGATGAATACAGATGAACAAAGTCAATAATGGGTCAAGAGATTACGCAAGACATACTCCAAGCCCACTTTTTTTGGGGCACTGCTCACATCCTGCACAGTTCACCCATAAGAGATCACTTCCTGTATCAACCTGTACATGATACTCCTTAGGAGGCTGCCCAATTTGAATTTTTGTAAAGTAAAGCCTGCAAACACATACAAATTATTCAAGAAACTAACTCAATATTAATCTTTATACATCAAATCATAATCCACACACATgagcttttaaaaaattcataatactTGCAATGTACCTTTGGCAAATAACAAAAATCTAGCCATTTCTTGTATATCTTCCTCaactaacataaataataatttctcCAATTGCAATGTAACAAATTTCTAATTAACAAATCTAATAGACATAAattaccaaaagaaaaaaaaaacaaaaatatggcCACACattgcacataatttctagtgaTTGTcctcaaaacaaaaattaatatccAAGGACAAGTCTATGTTATTACAAAATACAACATATGTCAAAAAAATtcctaattcaaaataaaatgcgGAGCAAAAATTTACA
Coding sequences:
- the LOC130817892 gene encoding aspartic proteinase 36-like, encoding MNLSVLMVLGLCIWQSFHVSMGSGNAFFEVEHKYKGGKRTLKELKERDARRHGRMLGAVDIPLGGKGQPSDAGLYFTKIQIGQPPKEYHVQVDTGSDLLWVNCAGCEQCPKKSGLGIKLNLYDPKGSSSATLVNCDDSQCTMIYQGTLAGCEPDMLCQYEVTYGDGSTTSGYFVEDAYHYNEASGASQNSTGNGSVVFGCGAKQSGQLSTSDEALDGIMGFGQANSSVLSQLAAVKKVPKMFSHCLDNHKGGGIWSIGELVEPKLKTTPLIPNQAHYNVVMKSIEVDGKVLELSSELSGGDGGAIIDSGTTLAYLPDEVYDKIVDTILSKQPNLKLHIVEDQFKCFQYSGRIDEGFPHVTFHFAESLELKVYPHEYFFPLNDGEDKWCVGWMNSGLQGRDGKDVTILGDIVLSSKVVFYDLENQKLGWTNYNCSSSIKVKDLATGAVHTVGAHRISSANSLITGRSLLYLFVLANLFFTIHY